One genomic window of Roseateles sp. DAIF2 includes the following:
- a CDS encoding PilT/PilU family type 4a pilus ATPase translates to MERDQASKFINDLLRLMISRRGSDLFLTADFPPAIKVDGKVTKVSPQPLTGSHTLQLARSIMNDKQAAEFERSKECNFAISPAGVGRFRANAFLQQGQVGLVLRTIPATLPSIAQLDLPPILNDVVQAKRGLVIVVGATGSGKSTTLAAMIDHRNETTHGHIITIEDPIEFVHPHKNCIVTQREVGIDTDNWEAALKNTLRQAPDVILMGEIRDRETMEHAVAFAETGHLCMATLHANSANQALDRIINFFPEERRAQLLMDLSLNLRSLVSQRLLPRQEGKGRIAAVEILLNTPLISDMIFKGEVGEIKEVMKRSREQGMQTFDQALFDLYENGKVNYEDALRNADSVNDLRLQIKLNSERARQGDLSSGTEHLTIV, encoded by the coding sequence ATGGAACGCGATCAGGCCTCGAAATTCATCAATGATCTGCTGCGCCTGATGATCTCGCGCCGCGGCTCGGACCTGTTCCTGACCGCGGACTTCCCGCCGGCGATCAAGGTCGACGGCAAGGTCACCAAGGTCTCGCCGCAGCCGCTGACCGGCAGCCACACCCTGCAGCTGGCGCGTTCGATCATGAACGACAAGCAGGCCGCCGAGTTCGAGCGCAGCAAGGAGTGCAATTTCGCGATCTCGCCGGCCGGTGTCGGGCGCTTCCGCGCCAATGCCTTCCTGCAGCAGGGCCAGGTCGGCCTGGTGCTGCGCACGATTCCCGCCACCCTGCCCAGCATCGCCCAGCTGGATCTGCCGCCGATCCTGAACGATGTGGTGCAGGCCAAGCGCGGGCTGGTGATCGTGGTCGGCGCCACCGGCTCGGGCAAGAGCACGACCCTGGCGGCGATGATCGACCATCGCAACGAGACCACCCACGGCCACATCATCACGATCGAGGATCCGATCGAGTTCGTGCATCCGCACAAGAACTGCATCGTGACCCAGCGCGAGGTCGGCATCGACACCGACAACTGGGAGGCGGCGCTGAAGAACACGCTGCGCCAGGCGCCGGACGTGATCCTGATGGGCGAGATCCGCGACCGCGAGACCATGGAGCATGCGGTGGCCTTCGCCGAGACCGGCCACCTCTGCATGGCGACCCTGCATGCCAACAGCGCCAACCAGGCGCTGGACCGCATCATCAACTTCTTCCCCGAGGAGCGCCGCGCCCAGCTGCTGATGGACCTGTCGCTGAACCTGCGCTCCCTGGTCAGCCAGCGCCTGCTGCCGCGCCAGGAGGGCAAGGGCCGCATCGCCGCGGTGGAGATCCTGCTGAACACGCCGCTGATCTCGGACATGATCTTCAAGGGCGAGGTCGGCGAGATCAAGGAAGTGATGAAGCGATCGCGCGAGCAGGGCATGCAGACCTTCGACCAGGCCTTGTTCGACCTCTACGAGAACGGCAAGGTCAACTACGAGGACGCGCTGCGCAATGCCGACTCGGTCAACGACCTGCGCCTGCAGATCAAGCTCAACAGCGAGCGCGCGCGCCAGGGCGATTTGTCCTCGGGCACCGAGCATCTGACGATCGTCTAA
- a CDS encoding NAD(P)-dependent oxidoreductase: MNAPTSRTYDSIAPRQVAFLGLGVMGHPMAGHLARAGHRVTVYNRTASKAEAWAREYGGAFAATPAAAVAGADIVFACVGNDDDLRSVVLGDDGAFAGMRAGAVFVDHTTASAEVARELYAEALKRGLQFIDAPVSGGQAGAVNGALTVMCGGDAAPFEAIKPVALAFSKAVTRVGESGAGQLAKMVNQICIAGLVQGLSEAVAFGQKAGLDMKQVLDVIGKGAAQSWQMDNRGKTMVDDQFNFGFAVDWMRKDLGLVLDEARRNGAKLPVTALVDQFYGDVQTLGGGRWDTSSLIKRLK; the protein is encoded by the coding sequence ATGAATGCACCCACCTCCCGCACCTACGACTCCATCGCGCCGCGTCAGGTGGCGTTCCTCGGTCTTGGCGTCATGGGCCATCCGATGGCCGGCCATCTGGCCCGCGCCGGCCACCGCGTGACGGTCTACAACCGTACCGCCTCCAAGGCCGAGGCCTGGGCCAGGGAATATGGCGGCGCTTTCGCCGCGACGCCGGCGGCCGCGGTGGCCGGTGCGGACATCGTGTTCGCCTGCGTCGGCAATGACGACGACCTGCGCAGCGTGGTGCTGGGAGACGACGGCGCCTTCGCCGGCATGCGGGCCGGCGCGGTCTTCGTCGACCACACGACGGCCTCGGCCGAGGTGGCGCGCGAGCTGTATGCCGAGGCGCTCAAGCGCGGCCTGCAGTTCATCGACGCGCCGGTCTCGGGCGGCCAGGCCGGTGCGGTGAACGGCGCGCTGACCGTGATGTGCGGCGGCGACGCGGCACCCTTCGAGGCGATCAAGCCGGTGGCGCTGGCCTTCTCGAAGGCGGTGACCCGGGTGGGCGAGAGCGGCGCCGGTCAGCTGGCCAAGATGGTCAATCAGATCTGCATCGCCGGCCTGGTGCAGGGCCTGTCCGAGGCGGTGGCCTTCGGCCAGAAGGCGGGCCTGGACATGAAGCAGGTGCTGGACGTGATCGGCAAGGGCGCGGCCCAGAGCTGGCAGATGGACAACCGCGGCAAGACCATGGTGGACGACCAGTTCAACTTCGGCTTCGCGGTCGACTGGATGCGCAAGGACCTGGGCCTGGTCTTGGACGAGGCGCGTCGCAACGGCGCCAAGCTGCCGGTGACGGCCCTGGTGGACCAGTTCTACGGCGACGTGCAGACCCTGGGCGGCGGGCGCTGGGACACGTCGAGCCTGATCAAGCGGCTGAAGTAA
- a CDS encoding BON domain-containing protein, with protein MKPLARRAALLGALSAALLTSACAPLLVGGAMVGTALMTTDRRTSGTQIEDQGIELKASTRLREQIGDRAHISVNSYNRMVLLTGEAPSEGDRAAAERVVAQIDNVSRVLNEIVVSGNSSLTSRSNDVLIASKVKASLVDARDLISNAFYVVVERGTVFIMGRVTEREATRASEIARGVGGVQKVVRAMEIISEEELARITPQAPAGK; from the coding sequence ATGAAGCCCCTGGCGCGCCGCGCCGCCCTGCTCGGCGCCCTGAGCGCCGCCCTGCTGACGAGCGCCTGCGCGCCGCTGCTGGTCGGCGGCGCGATGGTCGGCACCGCGCTGATGACCACCGACCGCCGCACCTCGGGCACGCAGATCGAGGACCAGGGCATCGAGCTGAAGGCCTCGACCCGCCTGCGCGAGCAGATCGGCGACCGCGCCCATATCTCGGTCAACAGCTACAACCGCATGGTGCTGCTGACCGGCGAGGCGCCCAGCGAGGGCGACCGCGCCGCGGCCGAACGCGTGGTGGCCCAGATCGACAACGTCAGCCGCGTGCTCAACGAGATCGTCGTCTCCGGCAACAGCTCGCTGACCAGCCGCTCCAACGATGTGCTGATCGCGAGCAAGGTCAAGGCCAGCCTGGTCGATGCGCGCGACCTGATCTCCAATGCCTTCTATGTGGTGGTGGAGCGCGGCACGGTCTTCATCATGGGCCGCGTCACCGAACGCGAGGCTACCCGCGCCAGCGAGATCGCCCGCGGCGTCGGCGGCGTGCAGAAGGTGGTGCGCGCGATGGAGATCATCAGCGAGGAAGAACTCGCCCGCATCACCCCCCAAGCACCGGCCGGCAAGTGA
- a CDS encoding SIS domain-containing protein, translating into MLEQRIQQQFFESADLQYQVAEGLSRPLAVAAQMLVDGITAGGRVLCVGLGRSELDARYMAALLTGGFEQDRPGLAAWALDGLTDPARQIQTLGHPGDLLLLFESGPADLATHGALLEAAHAQEMSVIALTGSQDEALRGLLLDTDVQIRVPHSRFARVAEAHRLLAHCLCDAVDMQLLGTGE; encoded by the coding sequence ATGCTTGAGCAACGCATCCAACAACAATTCTTCGAAAGCGCCGACCTGCAATACCAGGTCGCCGAGGGCCTGTCCCGCCCGCTCGCGGTGGCGGCGCAGATGCTGGTCGACGGCATCACCGCCGGCGGCCGCGTGCTGTGCGTCGGCCTGGGCCGCTCCGAGCTGGACGCCCGCTACATGGCCGCGCTGCTGACCGGCGGCTTCGAACAGGACCGCCCCGGCCTGGCCGCCTGGGCGCTGGACGGGCTGACCGATCCGGCGCGCCAGATCCAGACCCTGGGCCATCCCGGCGACCTGCTGCTGCTGTTCGAATCCGGCCCGGCCGACCTCGCCACGCATGGCGCGCTGCTGGAGGCGGCGCATGCGCAGGAGATGAGCGTGATCGCGCTGACCGGCAGCCAGGACGAGGCCCTGCGCGGCCTGCTGCTGGATACCGATGTGCAGATCCGCGTGCCGCACAGCCGCTTTGCCCGCGTGGCCGAGGCGCATCGCCTGCTGGCTCATTGCCTGTGCGACGCGGTCGACATGCAGCTGCTGGGCACCGGCGAATGA
- a CDS encoding YraN family protein — translation MFKWGSTKSRGDAGEDRALQHLQQQGLTLLERNYRVAAGPGARAGEVDLIMRDPRDGTLVFVEVRTRLDGSHGGAAASVTPAKQRRLIYAARHYLLHHATPPPCRFDVVALEGGGIEWLQAAFEAGGYG, via the coding sequence ATGTTCAAGTGGGGCTCCACCAAGAGTCGCGGGGATGCAGGCGAGGACCGCGCGCTGCAGCACCTGCAGCAGCAGGGCCTGACCTTGCTGGAGCGCAATTATCGGGTCGCCGCCGGGCCCGGCGCCCGCGCCGGCGAGGTGGACCTGATCATGCGCGACCCGCGCGACGGCACCTTGGTCTTCGTCGAGGTGCGCACGCGGCTCGATGGCTCGCACGGCGGCGCCGCGGCCAGCGTGACGCCCGCCAAGCAGCGCCGGCTCATCTATGCGGCGCGCCATTACCTGCTGCACCATGCGACGCCGCCGCCCTGCCGCTTCGACGTGGTGGCGCTGGAGGGCGGCGGTATCGAGTGGTTGCAGGCCGCCTTCGAGGCCGGGGGATACGGGTAA
- the rsmI gene encoding 16S rRNA (cytidine(1402)-2'-O)-methyltransferase — protein MNIDASLLLQAAAAAAGGQQYPASTLYMVATPIGNLADISFRAAHLLSLVDAVACEDTRVSGGLLRHLGLHKPLISLHQHNEHEASMALIARLQAGERIAYVSDAGTPAISDPGAVLVAAVAAAGLRVLPIPGASSAVTALSVAGDVAAAGFEFAGFLPTKAAERRTALQALAGSPRSQILFEAPHRIKALLELLAEVCGEQRVTVCRELTKQFETVHTAPAAELPAWLAADAQRERGEFVLVLHAQAPAAAAESELPPEAERMLAVLLRELPLKQAVSLAAELSGAPRNGLYQRALALKDGAP, from the coding sequence TTGAACATCGATGCCTCCCTGCTGTTGCAGGCGGCCGCGGCCGCGGCCGGTGGCCAGCAGTATCCCGCTTCCACGCTTTATATGGTGGCCACGCCGATCGGCAATCTGGCGGACATCAGCTTTCGCGCCGCCCATCTGCTGTCCCTGGTCGACGCGGTGGCCTGCGAGGACACGCGGGTCTCGGGCGGGCTCTTGCGCCACCTGGGCCTGCACAAGCCGCTGATCTCGCTGCACCAGCACAACGAGCATGAGGCCAGCATGGCGCTGATCGCGCGGCTGCAGGCAGGCGAGCGCATCGCCTATGTGAGCGACGCCGGCACGCCGGCCATCTCCGACCCCGGTGCGGTGCTGGTGGCGGCGGTGGCCGCGGCCGGCCTGCGCGTGCTGCCGATTCCCGGCGCCAGCAGCGCGGTGACCGCGCTCAGCGTGGCCGGCGATGTGGCCGCCGCGGGCTTCGAGTTCGCCGGCTTCCTGCCGACCAAGGCGGCCGAGCGCCGCACGGCCCTGCAGGCCCTGGCCGGCAGCCCGCGCAGCCAGATCCTGTTCGAGGCGCCGCATCGCATCAAGGCGCTGCTCGAGCTGCTGGCCGAGGTCTGCGGCGAGCAGCGCGTCACCGTCTGCCGCGAGCTGACCAAGCAGTTCGAGACCGTGCACACCGCGCCGGCCGCCGAGCTGCCGGCCTGGCTGGCGGCGGACGCGCAGCGCGAGCGCGGCGAGTTCGTGCTGGTGCTGCATGCCCAGGCGCCGGCCGCGGCGGCCGAGTCCGAGCTGCCGCCGGAGGCCGAGCGGATGCTCGCCGTGCTCTTGCGCGAGCTGCCGCTGAAGCAGGCGGTGAGCCTGGCGGCCGAGCTCAGCGGCGCGCCGCGCAACGGGCTTTACCAACGGGCGCTCGCATTGAAGGATGGCGCGCCATAA
- the tldD gene encoding metalloprotease TldD, with translation MISREPTLARLATAQAQLLEPYGLTEASLAKALRLITEHRVDDADLYFQTTRAEGWSLEEGIVKSGSFSIDQGVGVRAVAGEKTAFAYSDDISEAALLDAARTVRAIAAAGQSKRVQVPSTPTVPGSRALYGDADPIASLDSTAKVALLERAEKMARAKDPRVAQVMAGLAAEHEVVLIARADGTLAADVRPLVRLSITVIAEQNGRREVGSGGGGGRFGLAYFSDEMIASYVEQAVSAALTNLESRPAPAGEMTVVLGPGWPGVLLHEAVGHGLEGDFNRKGSSTFSGRIGQRVAAKGVTVLDDGTIPDRRGSLNIDDEGCASQRNVLIEDGILKGYIQDAMNARLMKVKPTGNGRRESYAHVPMPRMTNTYMLGGDKDPQEIIASIKKGLYATNFGGGQVDITSGKFVFSASEAYWVEDGRVQYPVKGATIIGNGPDALTRVSMIGNDMRLDTGVGVCGKEGQSVPVGVGQPTLRIDGLTVGGTA, from the coding sequence ATGATCTCGCGCGAACCCACCCTGGCCCGTCTCGCGACGGCCCAAGCCCAGTTGCTGGAACCCTATGGCCTGACCGAGGCGTCCCTGGCCAAGGCCCTGCGGCTGATCACCGAACACCGGGTCGATGACGCCGACCTGTACTTCCAGACCACCCGCGCCGAGGGCTGGAGCCTGGAGGAGGGCATCGTTAAGAGCGGCAGCTTCTCGATCGACCAGGGCGTGGGCGTGCGCGCCGTCGCCGGCGAGAAGACCGCCTTCGCGTACTCGGACGACATCTCCGAGGCCGCGCTGCTGGACGCCGCCCGCACCGTGCGCGCGATCGCCGCAGCCGGCCAGAGCAAGCGCGTGCAGGTGCCGAGTACGCCGACCGTGCCGGGCAGCCGCGCGCTCTACGGCGACGCCGACCCGATCGCCAGCCTGGACAGCACGGCCAAGGTGGCGCTCCTGGAGCGCGCCGAGAAGATGGCCCGCGCCAAGGACCCGCGCGTCGCGCAGGTGATGGCCGGCCTGGCGGCCGAGCATGAGGTGGTGCTGATCGCGCGCGCCGACGGCACCTTGGCCGCCGACGTGCGGCCGCTGGTGCGCCTGTCGATCACCGTGATCGCCGAGCAGAACGGCCGGCGCGAGGTCGGCAGCGGCGGCGGCGGCGGTCGCTTCGGCCTGGCCTATTTCAGCGACGAGATGATCGCCAGCTATGTGGAGCAGGCGGTGTCGGCCGCGCTGACCAATCTGGAATCGCGCCCGGCCCCGGCCGGCGAGATGACCGTGGTGCTGGGCCCGGGCTGGCCCGGCGTGCTCTTGCATGAGGCGGTGGGCCATGGCCTGGAGGGCGACTTCAACCGCAAGGGCTCCAGCACCTTCTCCGGCCGCATCGGCCAGCGCGTCGCCGCCAAGGGCGTGACGGTGCTGGACGACGGCACCATCCCGGACCGACGCGGCTCGCTGAACATCGACGACGAGGGCTGCGCCTCGCAGCGCAATGTGCTGATCGAGGACGGCATCCTGAAGGGCTATATCCAGGACGCGATGAACGCGCGCCTGATGAAGGTCAAGCCGACCGGCAACGGCCGGCGCGAGAGCTATGCCCATGTGCCGATGCCGCGCATGACCAACACCTACATGCTGGGCGGCGACAAGGATCCGCAGGAAATCATCGCCAGTATCAAGAAGGGCCTCTACGCGACCAACTTCGGCGGCGGCCAGGTGGATATCACATCCGGCAAGTTTGTCTTCTCCGCCAGCGAAGCCTACTGGGTCGAGGACGGCCGGGTCCAGTACCCGGTCAAGGGCGCAACCATCATCGGCAACGGCCCCGACGCGCTCACCCGCGTCTCGATGATCGGCAACGACATGCGCCTGGACACGGGCGTCGGCGTCTGCGGCAAGGAGGGCCAGAGCGTGCCGGTGGGCGTCGGCCAGCCGACCCTGCGCATCGACGGCCTGACCGTTGGTGGCACGGCCTGA
- a CDS encoding 3-deoxy-7-phosphoheptulonate synthase: MNAKTTAERWYSPQDKTSETDDQRIRDVTPLPPPEHLIRFFPISGTPMERLITGTRQKIRDIMQGKDDRLLVIIGPCSIHDPAAALEYARRLMTEREKYADTLEIVMRVYFEKPRTTVGWKGLINDPYLDESYRIDEGLRIARQLLLEINRLGMPAGSEFLDVISPQYIGDLISWGAIGARTTESQVHRELASGISAPIGFKNGTDGNIKIATDAIQAAARPHHFLSVHKNGQVAIVETKGNKDCHVILRGGKAPNYDADSVAAACTDLAASKLDQRLMIDCSHANSSKKHERQLDVARDIGTQLKAGSRSIFGVMVESHLKDGAQKFSPGKDDPTKLEYGKSITDACLGWDDSIAVLEVLSEAVQAARG; this comes from the coding sequence ATGAACGCCAAGACCACCGCCGAACGCTGGTATTCGCCGCAGGACAAAACCAGCGAAACCGACGACCAACGCATTCGAGATGTCACGCCCTTGCCTCCGCCCGAACACCTGATCCGCTTCTTCCCGATCTCCGGCACGCCGATGGAGCGCCTGATCACCGGCACCCGTCAGAAGATCCGCGACATCATGCAGGGCAAGGACGACCGCCTGCTGGTCATCATCGGCCCCTGCTCGATCCACGATCCGGCCGCCGCGCTGGAGTACGCGCGCCGCCTGATGACCGAGCGCGAGAAGTACGCCGACACGCTGGAGATCGTGATGCGGGTCTACTTCGAGAAGCCGCGCACCACGGTCGGCTGGAAGGGCCTGATCAACGACCCCTACCTGGACGAGAGCTACCGCATCGACGAGGGCCTGCGCATCGCGCGCCAGCTGCTCTTGGAGATCAACCGCCTGGGCATGCCGGCCGGCAGCGAGTTCCTGGACGTGATCTCGCCGCAGTACATCGGCGACCTGATCAGCTGGGGGGCGATCGGCGCGCGCACCACCGAGAGCCAGGTGCACCGCGAGCTGGCCTCGGGCATCTCGGCGCCGATCGGCTTCAAGAACGGCACCGACGGCAATATCAAGATCGCCACCGATGCGATCCAGGCCGCGGCGCGGCCGCACCATTTCCTGTCGGTGCACAAGAACGGCCAGGTCGCGATCGTCGAGACCAAGGGCAACAAGGACTGCCATGTGATCCTGCGCGGCGGCAAGGCGCCGAACTACGACGCCGACAGCGTGGCCGCGGCCTGCACCGACCTGGCCGCCTCCAAGCTGGACCAGCGCCTGATGATCGACTGCTCGCATGCCAACAGCAGCAAGAAGCATGAGCGCCAGCTGGATGTGGCGCGCGACATCGGCACCCAGCTGAAGGCCGGCAGCCGGAGCATCTTCGGCGTGATGGTGGAAAGCCATCTGAAGGACGGCGCGCAGAAGTTCAGCCCCGGCAAGGACGACCCGACCAAGCTGGAATACGGCAAGAGCATCACCGACGCCTGCCTGGGCTGGGACGACTCGATCGCGGTGCTGGAGGTGCTGAGCGAGGCGGTCCAGGCGGCGCGCGGCTGA
- the htpG gene encoding molecular chaperone HtpG — MAKQTHSFQAEVKQILHLVTHSLYSNKEIFLRELVSNASDACDKLRFEALDNAALYEEQPNLEVRVSFDEAARTVTISDNGIGMSADEAIAHLGTIAKSGTREFMAKLEGDQKKDANLIGQFGVGFYSGFIVADRITVETRRAGLKAEEGVRWSSEGTGDYEVETITKAGRGTDVILHLREGEEEFLKTWRLKSIIGKYSDHISLPILMKKEEWDAEKSQQVLKDEWESVNKASALWTRSKSEVTAEQYEEFYKQISYDQEAPLAYTHNRVEGRSEYTQLLYIPKKAPFDLWNRDKRGGVKLYVKRVFIMDDAEALMPVYLRFVKGVIDSADLPLNVSRELLQESRDVKAIREGSTKRVLAMLESLADSEEQADKDKYAAFWTDFGQVLKEGIGEDHQNQERLSKLLRFASTHADEGVSLADYLGRAKEGQDAIYYITADSLQAAKNSPQLEIFRKKGIEVLLLVDRVDEWMLSHLYEFEGKPLQSVAKGAVDLGKLQDEDEKKKAEEAAEQFKPLLEKLKAALQGRAKDVRVTTRLVDSPACIVVEEGDMSGHLARLLKQAGQAAPASLPTLEINAEHELVKKLDGNPRFEDLAHVIFDQAVLAEGGSLEDPAAYVKRVNAMLLG; from the coding sequence ATGGCAAAGCAAACCCATTCCTTCCAGGCCGAGGTCAAGCAGATCCTGCATCTGGTGACCCATTCGCTGTATTCGAACAAGGAGATCTTCCTGCGCGAGCTGGTCAGCAACGCCTCCGACGCCTGCGACAAGCTGCGCTTCGAGGCGCTGGACAATGCGGCGCTGTACGAGGAGCAGCCGAACCTGGAGGTGCGCGTCAGCTTCGACGAGGCGGCCCGCACCGTGACGATCAGCGACAACGGCATCGGCATGAGCGCCGACGAGGCGATCGCCCACCTGGGCACGATCGCCAAGAGCGGCACGCGCGAGTTCATGGCCAAGCTGGAGGGCGACCAGAAGAAGGACGCCAACCTGATCGGCCAGTTCGGCGTCGGCTTCTACTCCGGCTTCATCGTCGCCGACCGCATCACGGTCGAGACACGCCGTGCCGGCCTGAAGGCCGAAGAGGGCGTGCGCTGGAGTTCGGAAGGCACCGGCGACTACGAGGTCGAGACCATCACGAAGGCCGGCCGCGGCACCGACGTGATCCTGCACCTGCGCGAGGGCGAGGAGGAGTTCCTCAAGACCTGGCGCCTGAAGTCCATCATCGGCAAGTACAGCGACCATATCTCGCTGCCCATCCTGATGAAGAAGGAGGAATGGGACGCCGAAAAGAGCCAGCAGGTGCTGAAGGACGAGTGGGAAAGCGTCAACAAGGCCTCGGCGCTGTGGACCCGCAGCAAGAGCGAGGTGACGGCCGAGCAGTACGAGGAGTTCTACAAGCAGATCTCCTATGACCAGGAGGCGCCGCTGGCCTACACGCACAACCGCGTCGAGGGCCGCAGCGAATACACCCAGCTGCTCTATATCCCGAAGAAGGCGCCGTTCGACCTGTGGAACCGCGACAAGCGCGGCGGCGTCAAGCTCTACGTCAAGCGCGTCTTCATCATGGACGACGCCGAGGCGCTGATGCCGGTCTACCTGCGCTTCGTCAAGGGCGTGATCGACTCGGCGGATCTGCCGCTGAACGTCTCTAGAGAGCTGCTGCAGGAAAGCCGCGACGTGAAGGCGATCCGCGAGGGCTCGACCAAGCGCGTGCTGGCGATGCTGGAATCGCTGGCCGACAGCGAGGAGCAGGCCGACAAGGACAAGTACGCCGCCTTCTGGACCGACTTCGGCCAGGTGCTGAAGGAGGGCATCGGCGAAGACCACCAGAACCAGGAGCGCCTGTCCAAGCTGCTGCGCTTCGCCTCGACTCATGCCGACGAGGGCGTGTCCCTGGCCGACTATCTGGGCCGCGCCAAGGAAGGCCAGGACGCGATCTACTACATCACCGCCGACAGCCTGCAGGCCGCCAAGAACAGCCCGCAGCTGGAGATCTTCCGCAAGAAGGGCATCGAGGTGCTGCTGCTGGTCGATCGCGTCGACGAATGGATGCTCTCGCACCTCTACGAGTTCGAGGGCAAGCCGCTGCAATCGGTCGCCAAGGGCGCGGTCGACCTGGGCAAGCTGCAGGACGAGGACGAGAAGAAGAAGGCCGAGGAGGCTGCCGAGCAGTTCAAGCCGCTGCTGGAGAAGCTCAAGGCCGCGCTGCAGGGCCGTGCCAAGGATGTGCGCGTCACCACCCGCCTGGTCGACTCGCCCGCCTGCATCGTGGTCGAGGAGGGCGACATGAGCGGCCATCTGGCGCGCCTCCTGAAGCAGGCAGGCCAGGCCGCGCCGGCCTCGCTGCCGACCCTGGAGATCAATGCCGAGCATGAGCTGGTGAAGAAGCTGGACGGCAACCCGCGCTTCGAGGACCTGGCCCATGTGATCTTCGACCAGGCTGTGCTGGCAGAAGGGGGCAGCCTGGAAGATCCGGCGGCCTATGTGAAGCGCGTCAACGCGATGTTGTTGGGCTGA
- a CDS encoding serine/threonine protein kinase, translating to MSIHSSTDTSFRDLTPEFMLDALESVGLYGDGRMLQLNSYENRVLQAHLEDGRIAVAKFYRPGRWSDAQIMEEHAFAQELLAAEVPVAAPWTLGEAAATLIHYQGQRFGVTPRQGGRAPELEDPAVLTWIGRYLGRIHAVGRQRPFEHRLAWASAEPGRQALDWLLAHESVPLEIRPAWEDALRRCLDAIQQAFDALPDLQLGRLHGDCHPGNILWTPDRGPHFVDLDDAVTGPAVQDLWMLLSGDALSMRQQLACVLEGYESMAEFDRRELALIEPLRTLRMIHHSAWLARRWGDPAFPLAFPWFGTANYWNDQVVKLREQLEAMRPEPIAPQAPDEDDYVFWDQDRT from the coding sequence ATGAGCATCCACAGCAGCACCGACACCAGCTTCCGCGACCTGACCCCCGAGTTCATGCTGGACGCGCTGGAAAGCGTCGGGCTGTACGGCGATGGCCGCATGCTGCAGCTGAACTCCTACGAGAACCGGGTGCTGCAGGCGCATCTGGAGGACGGCAGGATCGCGGTGGCCAAGTTCTACCGCCCCGGCCGCTGGAGCGATGCGCAGATCATGGAGGAGCATGCCTTCGCGCAGGAGCTGCTGGCGGCCGAGGTGCCGGTGGCCGCCCCCTGGACGCTCGGCGAGGCGGCCGCGACCCTGATCCATTACCAGGGCCAGCGCTTCGGCGTCACGCCGCGCCAGGGCGGCCGCGCGCCGGAGCTGGAGGATCCCGCGGTGCTGACCTGGATCGGCCGCTACCTGGGCCGCATCCATGCGGTGGGGCGCCAGCGGCCCTTCGAGCATCGCCTGGCCTGGGCCAGCGCCGAGCCCGGCCGGCAGGCGCTGGACTGGCTGCTGGCGCATGAAAGCGTGCCGCTGGAGATCCGCCCGGCCTGGGAAGATGCGCTGCGGCGCTGCCTGGACGCGATCCAGCAGGCCTTCGATGCCCTGCCCGACCTGCAACTCGGCCGCCTGCATGGCGACTGCCATCCCGGCAATATCCTGTGGACGCCCGACCGGGGCCCGCATTTCGTCGACCTGGACGACGCGGTCACCGGCCCGGCGGTACAGGACCTGTGGATGCTGCTGTCCGGCGACGCGCTGAGCATGCGCCAGCAGCTGGCCTGCGTGCTGGAGGGCTACGAGAGCATGGCGGAATTCGACCGCCGCGAGCTGGCCCTGATCGAGCCGCTGCGCACCCTGCGCATGATCCACCACAGCGCCTGGCTGGCGCGGCGCTGGGGCGACCCGGCCTTCCCGCTGGCCTTCCCCTGGTTCGGCACGGCCAACTACTGGAACGACCAGGTGGTCAAGCTGCGCGAGCAGCTGGAGGCGATGCGGCCGGAGCCGATCGCCCCCCAGGCGCCCGACGAAGACGATTATGTCTTCTGGGACCAAGACCGGACATGA